A genomic stretch from Acropora palmata chromosome 13, jaAcrPala1.3, whole genome shotgun sequence includes:
- the LOC141863584 gene encoding uncharacterized protein LOC141863584 encodes MASGSTAFFQAVQYNSLPQFMFKQTPDATYDESFADKKGPLQKLRECYMNELRTVAKKDRKLGEFVAVLETQNRPSRETSPQPIVKRIRLEVSDEDDTTDSEEVDTTDSEDSENDEVMHDITERELVLVKIEFRSFIHKVWLRRIGLSRGKGDTSYDSSLHDLELTIHNAQENIKRCKSIVKEIYNEDELQQRIHENTDSLEEALNKVLEKKEISGFEMTDEDILLFQRPTVLLCASLGLKLDFLDRLDTFPDDHFYHRSLCDWIDIFLQNNSKSVSLEKKTLLTLDLLDSIGFDPLSTAVDTIMARSSKGNMQCHIEPSEWARIFIQDEFNYNPLLSSRVDKFPFQSDLTNSWFQLPNTNYEESESSLDPCHVNIVNFVTTESNALKDIRSKLDGFLSQRDWATVLYHGTDHHSAVDILFRGIDLRTGRQNRDFSCGSGFYLTKNLDEAVNWASTTTAKPAILVFQVNHEENLNNAKRLDLNNEVEKWYEIVTSFRSGRRTAKTWKSVSAYDLIEGPQATLRYDEASPELLWKPKPSSYQMCLISDDFAETFEKTLHSIIFLEVS; translated from the coding sequence atggcgTCTGGTTCGACGGCCTTCTTCCAAGCTGTACAGTATAACTCCCTGCCGCAGTTCATGTTCAAACAAACACCAGATGCTACATACGATGAATCGTTCGCCGATAAAAAAGGACCGTTACAAAAGTTAAGGGAATGCTACATGAACGAGTTGAGAACAGTAGCTAAGAAAGATAGGAAGCTAGGAGAGTTTGTCGCCGTTTTAGAAACTCAAAACCGGCCTTCCAGGGAAACATCTCCGCAACCAATAGTCAAAAGAATTAGGTTAGAAGTCTCCGATGAAGATGACACAACAGACTCGGAGGAAGTTGACACAACAGACTCGGAGGACAGCGAAAACGATGAAGTCATGCATGACATCACTGAAAGAGAACTAGTACTGGTCAAAATCGAATTTCGTTCTTTCATTCATAAAGTCTGGTTGCGAAGAATAGGACTGTCAAGAGGGAAGGGTGACACGAGTTATGATTCAAGTCTTCATGATCTTGAACTAACTATTCACAACGCCCAAGAAAATATCAAGAGATGCAAATCTATTGTCAAAGAAATTTACAACGAAGACGAATTGCAGCAAAGGATCCATGAAAATACAGATTCTCTAGAAGAGGCTTTAAACAAAGTACTcgagaagaaagaaatatcaGGGTTTGAAATGACAGACGAAGACATTCTCCTGTTTCAGCGGCCAACGGTTCTACTGTGTGCCTCGCTTGGACTCAAGTTGGACTTCCTCGACCGTCTTGACACTTTTCCAGACGATCATTTCTATCATCGTTCACTTTGTGACTGGATTGATATCTTTCTacaaaacaacagcaagtCTGTCAGCTTAGAGAAGAAAACCCTCCTCACGTTGGATCTGCTTGATTCCATCGGTTTTGACCCATTGAGTACAGCCGTTGACACCATTATGGCGCGGTCTTCCAAAGGAAACATGCAATGTCACATCGAACCGAGCGAATGGGCTAGAATTTTTATTCAGGATGAATTTAATTATAACCCTCTGCTTTCCTCTCGAGTTGATAAGTTTCCCTTCCAGAGCGATTTGACGAATTCATGGTTTCAGCTTCCGAATACAAATTACGAAGAAAGTGAAAGCAGTCTGGACCCTTGCCACGTCAACATCGTCAACTTTGTTACGACGGAATCGAACGCTTTAAAGGACATTCGTTCCAAACTGGATGGCTTTCTATCACAAAGAGATTGGGCAACTGTTCTTTATCATGGCACAGACCATCACAGTGCTGTCGACATCTTATTTAGGGGAATCGATCTTAGGACTGGCAGACAGAATCGCGATTTTAGCTGTGGATCAGGCTTTTATCTAACCAAGAATTTGGACGAAGCTGTGAATTGGGCATCAACCACAACAGCAAAGCCCGCCATTTTGGTGTTTCAAGTCAACCACGAGGAGAATCTAAACAACGCCAAAAGACTAGATTTAAACAACGAAGTGGAGAAATGGTATGAAATTGTCACGTCCTTTAGATCGGGAAGAAGAACAGCCAAGACATGGAAAAGTGTCAGTGCTTATGACCTGATTGAGGGACCACAAGCGACACTGAGATACGACGAAGCATCTCCTGAGCTTCTTTGGAAACCGAAGCCTTCATCTTACCAGATGTGCTTGATTTCAGACGACTTTGCTGAGACTTTTGAAAAGACTCttcattcaattatttttttagagGTATCTTAA